From a region of the Triticum aestivum cultivar Chinese Spring chromosome 7D, IWGSC CS RefSeq v2.1, whole genome shotgun sequence genome:
- the LOC123164613 gene encoding squamosa promoter-binding-like protein 17 isoform X2, translating into MEIGSGGDGSGGGGGDDQQRHGLKFGKKIYFEDATGTGGGSGSGGVNASLSKPPAGSGRKGKAVAAGGASGSAPPRCQVEGCGVDLSGAKQYHSRHKVCSMHTKEPRVVVAGLEQRFCQQCSRFHQLPEFDQGKRSCRRRLAGHNERRRKAPPGPLATRYGRLAASFEPGRFRSYLLDFSYPRVPSSVRDAWPGARPGYRMPGEIQWQGNLDLRPHTGAATGYHGHHAYSSHGGGFPGPELPPSGCLAGVAADSSCALSLLSTQPWDNTPHGASHDHRSAGFDGHPVGVSPSIMASNYMPPPASPWGGSRGHEGGRNAPHQQLPHDVPLHEAHHPAGSSQHGHFSGELELALQGNRPAPGPRGGDHSSGGGAFDHPGSSSNWSL; encoded by the exons ATGGAGATTGGAAGCGGCGGCGACGGGAGTGGCGGAGGGGGCGGGGACGACCAGCAGCGCCACGGGCTCAAGTTCGGCAAGAAGATCTACTTCGAGGACGCCACGGGCACCGGCGGTGGCAGTGGCAGTGGCGGCGTCAATGCGTCCTTGTCCAAGCCGCCCGCGGGCAGCGGGAGGAAGGGGAAGGCCGTGGCCGCCGGGGGAGCGTCCGGCTCCGCGCCGCCGCGGTGCCAGGTGGAGGGGTGCGGCGTGGATCTGAGCGGCGCCAAGCAATACCACTCCCGCCACAAGGTGTGCTCCATGCACACCAAGGAACCccgcgtcgtcgtcgccggcctcgagcagcgcttctGCCAGCAGTGCAGCAG GTTCCACCAGTTGCCTGAATTTGATCAAGGAAAACGCAGCTGCCGCAGACGCCTCGCAGGCCACAACGAACGCCGGAGGAAGGCGCCCCCCGGCCCTCTCGCGACACGCTACGGGCGACTCGCCGCATCCTTTG AACCCGGCAGGTTCAGAAGCTACCTGCTGGATTTCTCGTACCCAAGGGTTCCGAGCAGCGTGCGGGATGCCTGGCCGGGCGCTCGACCAGGCTACCGGATGCCCGGTGAAATCCAGTGGCAAGGCAACCTAGACCTGCGTCCTCACACAGGTGCGGCCACGGGATACCACGGCCACCACGCATACAGCAGCCACGGTGGCGGCTTCCCCGGCCCAGAGCTCCCTCCAAGTGGGTGTCTCGCAGGGGTCGCCGCCGACTCCAGCTGTGCTCTCTCTCTTCTGTCAACTCAGCCATGGGACAACACCCCCCACGGTGCCAGCCACGACCACCGGTCCGCGGGCTTCGATGGCCACCCTGTGGGAGTGTCACCCTCCATCATGGCGAGTAACTACATGCCGCCGCCGGCGAGCCCCTGGGGTGGCTCCCGGGGCCATGAAGGCGGCCGGAACGCGCCACATCAGCAGCTGCCACATGACGTCCCGCTCCACGAGGCGCACCACCCTGCAGGCTCTAGCCAGCACGGCCACTTCTcaggcgagctcgagctcgctcTGCAGGGGAACAGGCCGGCGCCTGGGCCACGCGGCGGCGATCACAGCAGCGGTGGCGGCGCGTTCGACCACCCCGGCAGCTCGTCCAACTGGTCTCTGTAG
- the LOC123164613 gene encoding squamosa promoter-binding-like protein 17 isoform X1 has protein sequence MEIGSGGDGSGGGGGDDQQRHGLKFGKKIYFEDATGTGGGSGSGGVNASLSKPPAGSGRKGKAVAAGGASGSAPPRCQVEGCGVDLSGAKQYHSRHKVCSMHTKEPRVVVAGLEQRFCQQCSRFHQLPEFDQGKRSCRRRLAGHNERRRKAPPGPLATRYGRLAASFEEPGRFRSYLLDFSYPRVPSSVRDAWPGARPGYRMPGEIQWQGNLDLRPHTGAATGYHGHHAYSSHGGGFPGPELPPSGCLAGVAADSSCALSLLSTQPWDNTPHGASHDHRSAGFDGHPVGVSPSIMASNYMPPPASPWGGSRGHEGGRNAPHQQLPHDVPLHEAHHPAGSSQHGHFSGELELALQGNRPAPGPRGGDHSSGGGAFDHPGSSSNWSL, from the exons ATGGAGATTGGAAGCGGCGGCGACGGGAGTGGCGGAGGGGGCGGGGACGACCAGCAGCGCCACGGGCTCAAGTTCGGCAAGAAGATCTACTTCGAGGACGCCACGGGCACCGGCGGTGGCAGTGGCAGTGGCGGCGTCAATGCGTCCTTGTCCAAGCCGCCCGCGGGCAGCGGGAGGAAGGGGAAGGCCGTGGCCGCCGGGGGAGCGTCCGGCTCCGCGCCGCCGCGGTGCCAGGTGGAGGGGTGCGGCGTGGATCTGAGCGGCGCCAAGCAATACCACTCCCGCCACAAGGTGTGCTCCATGCACACCAAGGAACCccgcgtcgtcgtcgccggcctcgagcagcgcttctGCCAGCAGTGCAGCAG GTTCCACCAGTTGCCTGAATTTGATCAAGGAAAACGCAGCTGCCGCAGACGCCTCGCAGGCCACAACGAACGCCGGAGGAAGGCGCCCCCCGGCCCTCTCGCGACACGCTACGGGCGACTCGCCGCATCCTTTG AAGAACCCGGCAGGTTCAGAAGCTACCTGCTGGATTTCTCGTACCCAAGGGTTCCGAGCAGCGTGCGGGATGCCTGGCCGGGCGCTCGACCAGGCTACCGGATGCCCGGTGAAATCCAGTGGCAAGGCAACCTAGACCTGCGTCCTCACACAGGTGCGGCCACGGGATACCACGGCCACCACGCATACAGCAGCCACGGTGGCGGCTTCCCCGGCCCAGAGCTCCCTCCAAGTGGGTGTCTCGCAGGGGTCGCCGCCGACTCCAGCTGTGCTCTCTCTCTTCTGTCAACTCAGCCATGGGACAACACCCCCCACGGTGCCAGCCACGACCACCGGTCCGCGGGCTTCGATGGCCACCCTGTGGGAGTGTCACCCTCCATCATGGCGAGTAACTACATGCCGCCGCCGGCGAGCCCCTGGGGTGGCTCCCGGGGCCATGAAGGCGGCCGGAACGCGCCACATCAGCAGCTGCCACATGACGTCCCGCTCCACGAGGCGCACCACCCTGCAGGCTCTAGCCAGCACGGCCACTTCTcaggcgagctcgagctcgctcTGCAGGGGAACAGGCCGGCGCCTGGGCCACGCGGCGGCGATCACAGCAGCGGTGGCGGCGCGTTCGACCACCCCGGCAGCTCGTCCAACTGGTCTCTGTAG
- the LOC123164614 gene encoding G patch domain-containing protein 11 encodes MEPNAAVEADAEDDYMGDLSHFLPPSPSSPTRSLGVRKQPPKPAPPARGQAKRAKGLPWKERRRQERERIQREEDARTLAGMAEAIPESNVGFKMLKQMGYDPAARGAGTEPVGIEIRRSRAGLGAEPDASVAPLPQLSEPKTREEEERDRKREEEMVAELRSRKSTQWKGRRLVWDYRKAEAALAQLENREVEPPAPDGEEKEKGEDEEEEVITEEGLQTILDKLRVQHHYCLYCGCKFESAGALANECPGPNEDDH; translated from the exons ATGGAGCCGAACGCCGCCGTTGAGGCCGACGCCGAGGACGACTACATGGGGGACCTGTCCCACTTCCTCCCGCCGAGCCCCTCCTCTCCCACCAGGAGCCTCGGGGTCCGGAAGCAACCCCCCAAGCCGGCTCCGCCGGCGCGAGGGCAGGCGAAGCGCGCCAAGGGGCTGCCGTGGAAGGAGCGCCGGCGGCAGGAACGCGAGAGGATCCAGAGAGAGGAGGATGCCCGCACGTTGGCCGGGATGGCGGAGGCCATCCCGGAGAGCAACGTTGGGTTCAAGATGTTGAAGCAGATGGGATACGACCCGGCCGCCCGCGGCGCCGGCACCGAGCCGGTCGGAATCGAGATCCGCCGCTCTCGGGCCGGACTCGGGGCGGAGCCAGATGCTTCTGTGGCGCCGCTGCCGCAGCTATCGGAGCCCAAGAcgcgggaggaggaagagagggataGGAAGCGGGAGGAGGAGATGGTGGCGGAGCTGAGGTCGAGGAAGAGCACGCAATGGAAGGGACGGAGGTTGGTGTGGGACTACCGCAAGGCTGAGGCGGCGCTCGCGCAGCTGGAAAACAGGGAGGTGGAGCCACCGGCCCCCGatggggaggagaaggagaagggagaagatgaagaggaagaggtgaTCACTGAAGAG GGTTTACAAACCATATTGGATAAGCTGCGTGTTCAACACCACTATTGCCTTTACTGTGGATGCAAG TTTGAATCAGCAGGAGCACTGGCAAATGAATGCCCTGGGCCTAATGAAGATGATCACTGA